The following proteins come from a genomic window of Methanocella conradii HZ254:
- a CDS encoding AAA family ATPase yields the protein MRQISAKGDLLKIREEFERHFKERTEEINCSLLAMLAGEHVLFLGPPGTAKSLLSKSICEAIEGRFFYYLLTRFTTPEEIFGPLSLKALQQDDFCRKTDGYLPTAHVAFLDEIFKSNSSILNSLLTLLNERKFHNGSRVIDVPLLTAFGASNELPEENESLEALYDRFLFRCQVRYVEDEANFLELIFSPDQFKARARLSLQKVREVQEMARRVEVEEDAKKIILEARREFRAKGIHLSDRRWKKIINVLRVAAAAMGKESVDRSMALLLQHMAWDRPEQKGQIRDVLMDLIISGGVSLEKLKNEADDLLSLVQRSVDFKFPLRIRCYDCNEVLDNSKKLYIHKTLYPEHSYYDPYRISLHLRYFGYADLIKVLQDEYGWNFVENTPHRIRSYIMELAGMFERHAQARVKVEEESGDLKGLLDANMWVSRNDKLAIMNRCNNKVSLLKDIERTLRIIESMIERDGQVSLMDRVAAFQAGAQ from the coding sequence ATGCGACAAATAAGCGCTAAAGGTGATTTACTGAAAATCAGAGAAGAGTTCGAGCGACACTTCAAGGAGCGCACCGAGGAGATAAACTGCTCGCTGCTGGCCATGCTGGCCGGAGAGCACGTATTATTCCTGGGCCCGCCTGGCACGGCAAAGTCGCTCCTATCGAAGAGCATATGCGAGGCCATCGAGGGACGGTTCTTCTATTACCTGCTGACTCGATTCACGACGCCCGAGGAGATCTTCGGCCCGCTATCTCTAAAAGCTCTCCAGCAGGACGATTTCTGCAGGAAGACGGACGGCTACCTTCCAACGGCACACGTCGCCTTCCTGGACGAGATATTCAAGTCGAACAGCTCTATACTTAATAGCCTTTTAACCCTCCTGAACGAGCGTAAGTTCCATAACGGGAGCAGGGTCATCGACGTGCCGCTCCTCACCGCTTTCGGCGCCTCTAACGAGCTTCCAGAGGAAAACGAGAGCCTCGAGGCGCTATACGATCGGTTCCTGTTCAGGTGCCAGGTGAGATACGTGGAGGACGAGGCTAACTTCCTTGAGCTGATATTCAGCCCGGACCAGTTCAAAGCACGGGCCAGGCTGTCCCTGCAGAAGGTCCGGGAAGTCCAGGAGATGGCGAGGCGGGTTGAAGTTGAGGAAGACGCTAAGAAGATCATCCTCGAAGCGAGGAGAGAGTTTCGGGCAAAGGGCATCCACCTCTCAGACCGGAGATGGAAAAAGATCATCAACGTCCTCAGGGTCGCCGCCGCTGCCATGGGTAAGGAGAGCGTGGACAGGTCCATGGCGCTGCTGCTCCAGCACATGGCGTGGGACCGGCCAGAGCAGAAGGGCCAAATAAGAGACGTCCTCATGGACTTGATAATATCGGGTGGAGTGAGCCTCGAGAAGCTGAAAAATGAGGCCGACGACCTACTATCGCTCGTGCAGCGGTCCGTCGACTTTAAGTTTCCATTGCGTATCCGATGCTACGATTGTAACGAGGTGCTGGATAACTCGAAAAAGCTATACATCCATAAGACGCTGTATCCCGAGCACTCGTACTATGACCCTTACAGGATAAGCCTACACCTGCGCTATTTCGGCTACGCTGACCTCATTAAAGTGCTGCAGGACGAGTATGGCTGGAACTTCGTGGAAAACACGCCCCATCGCATCCGCTCCTACATCATGGAGCTGGCCGGCATGTTCGAGCGCCATGCCCAGGCACGCGTGAAGGTTGAAGAAGAGTCCGGAGATCTGAAGGGATTGCTGGACGCTAACATGTGGGTGTCGAGGAATGATAAGCTGGCCATCATGAATCGTTGCAATAATAAAGTAAGCTTGCTCAAGGATATAGAGCGTACCCTGCGTATAATCGAGTCCATGATCGAGCGGGATGGGCAGGTCAGCCTGATGGACAGGGTTGCTGCTTTCCAGGCGGGGGCCCAATGA
- a CDS encoding cobyric acid synthase, producing MSFNGHARLITVLGTQSHAGKSTIVAAFCRILKNMGYRVAPFKAQNMSLNSWVTRDGGEMGIAQAMQAFAARVEPSADMNPVLLKPKGDMTSQVIVLGKPLGDRKVGEYYGSVDDMMRIALGALERLANAHDVIVIEGAGGAAEINLYERDIANSRLARAVGSPIVIVGDIERGGVFASLYGTYMLLPEEDKKLVKGFIINKFRGDASLLKGGIEELERLTGVPVLGVIPYKRFSLPSEDSVSIDDKADGAGCGVDVAVIRLPFISNFTDFEPLERLARVRYVALDEELGAPDILILPGTKNTVSDLKALRGSPHFERIKRLAAMGTPIIGICGGYQMLGQKVIDSGIEGGKAETIEGLGLLPVTTTFGQYEKLTRQVSKRVTAGGPILGPLKGTTVRGYEIHMGMSVSGSPAFEDDGCVSDSGTVIGTYLHGLFENGQFTRALLRFACEKKGIPYKQTATTKDPYDELASHVQASLDMHRLLSIILEN from the coding sequence ATGTCCTTTAATGGCCATGCCAGGCTTATCACGGTTTTGGGGACGCAGTCCCACGCGGGGAAGAGCACGATAGTGGCAGCCTTCTGCAGGATTTTGAAGAACATGGGCTACAGGGTGGCGCCCTTCAAGGCGCAAAACATGAGCCTCAACTCCTGGGTCACCCGTGATGGCGGAGAGATGGGAATAGCGCAGGCGATGCAGGCGTTCGCCGCCAGGGTGGAGCCATCGGCGGACATGAACCCTGTCCTGTTGAAGCCCAAAGGCGATATGACATCGCAGGTAATAGTGCTCGGAAAACCACTGGGCGACCGAAAGGTAGGGGAATACTATGGAAGCGTGGACGATATGATGCGCATCGCCCTTGGCGCACTTGAGAGGCTGGCTAACGCTCATGATGTTATCGTTATAGAGGGAGCAGGAGGGGCTGCGGAGATAAACCTCTACGAGCGCGACATCGCAAACTCCAGGCTAGCCAGGGCCGTAGGCTCCCCAATCGTCATAGTTGGCGATATAGAGCGCGGCGGGGTGTTCGCAAGCCTCTACGGCACCTACATGCTATTGCCAGAAGAGGATAAGAAGCTCGTCAAGGGCTTTATCATTAATAAGTTCCGGGGCGATGCCTCGCTATTAAAAGGCGGCATCGAGGAGCTCGAGAGGCTGACAGGGGTGCCAGTCCTTGGCGTGATACCCTATAAAAGGTTTTCATTGCCTTCCGAGGACTCGGTCTCTATAGATGATAAGGCTGATGGCGCTGGGTGTGGTGTAGACGTTGCCGTGATAAGGCTGCCTTTTATTTCGAATTTTACGGACTTCGAGCCGCTGGAGAGGCTCGCAAGGGTAAGGTATGTGGCTCTCGACGAGGAGCTTGGAGCGCCCGATATCTTGATTTTGCCGGGCACCAAGAACACGGTGAGCGATTTGAAAGCACTCCGGGGCTCGCCTCATTTTGAAAGGATCAAACGGCTGGCTGCGATGGGGACGCCGATAATCGGCATATGTGGCGGATACCAGATGCTGGGCCAAAAAGTGATAGACTCGGGCATAGAAGGGGGCAAAGCTGAGACGATAGAAGGCCTGGGGCTGCTACCAGTCACCACGACGTTCGGCCAGTATGAAAAGCTCACCCGGCAGGTATCGAAAAGGGTTACGGCGGGCGGGCCCATCCTGGGGCCGCTCAAAGGGACAACGGTAAGAGGATATGAGATACATATGGGAATGAGCGTATCCGGCAGCCCCGCCTTCGAGGATGACGGCTGCGTCAGCGATTCGGGCACCGTCATCGGCACGTACCTGCACGGCCTCTTCGAAAACGGGCAATTTACCCGGGCTCTCCTGCGCTTTGCCTGCGAAAAAAAGGGCATTCCCTATAAGCAAACTGCCACGACAAAAGACCCCTACGATGAGCTGGCAAGCCATGTACAGGCCAGCCTGGACATGCACAGGCTTCTTTCCATAATATTAGAAAACTAA
- a CDS encoding vWA domain-containing protein has product MTALDGILKEPLDSEEIMETIILPRNIPRGAREEIASILYREIVLGEDYEIRDARRFIERLGVFYLLFISLKASGEWAKLKSLAGGSHVSRIILLKIILNRVLDLLDSPGLIDHIWKGGLSESMLPYFEQFKAMLEKTMELWYRRVKSERPISLEAPSSVGLNDVGLVEQVERYQEDDGSRQFMGLLARNALLAISESVNEVEGHLASLETLSLLFPGRGWDHAMLELHRACYASLDKYSKLVELNEDLRKMLDGIGRSEAEPGVRRASPAGHGRSELYSITTSNDLQHMLPVESVKLQDETLKALFFARWIEGKLLTYQLIGKGLADGPRKKRGPMVALVDTSGSMHGAPEAIAKSVVLALVRRMLKEGRDVKVFLFSSVDQYTCIELTGSRRMASEFLDFLSNTFEGGTDFNTALREGLDALKEHEYENADLLFITDGLSAVSDELLLARLEDMKRRNGTRLYTIIVGNDDAGGLSDFSDHVFILARAGAGGFNGPEIAIKLISAKHK; this is encoded by the coding sequence ATGACGGCCCTGGATGGCATACTGAAGGAACCGCTGGACAGCGAAGAGATCATGGAGACCATCATACTGCCAAGGAATATCCCGCGTGGCGCCCGCGAGGAGATCGCCAGCATACTTTATAGGGAGATAGTGCTTGGCGAGGATTATGAGATAAGGGATGCCCGGCGCTTTATCGAGAGGCTGGGCGTCTTTTACCTTCTTTTTATATCCTTGAAGGCCTCGGGGGAGTGGGCGAAGCTGAAGTCCCTGGCCGGCGGCAGCCACGTCTCCCGCATCATCTTGCTAAAGATAATTTTAAACAGGGTGCTCGACCTGCTCGATAGCCCGGGCCTGATCGACCACATATGGAAAGGTGGATTGTCCGAGAGCATGCTGCCCTACTTCGAACAGTTCAAGGCCATGCTGGAAAAAACCATGGAACTATGGTATAGGAGGGTAAAAAGCGAAAGGCCCATATCATTAGAGGCGCCTTCATCGGTAGGCTTGAATGACGTGGGGCTTGTCGAGCAGGTTGAGCGCTATCAGGAAGACGACGGCTCGAGGCAGTTCATGGGCCTGCTGGCGAGGAATGCCCTGCTCGCCATATCAGAGAGCGTGAATGAGGTGGAGGGACACCTGGCCTCGCTTGAGACGCTCTCGCTATTGTTCCCGGGCAGGGGCTGGGACCACGCAATGCTGGAGCTGCATAGGGCATGCTATGCAAGCCTGGATAAGTATTCTAAGCTCGTCGAGCTTAACGAGGACTTAAGGAAGATGCTCGATGGCATTGGAAGGTCAGAGGCGGAGCCAGGCGTGAGGCGAGCGTCACCGGCAGGACATGGCCGGTCAGAGCTGTATTCAATTACGACGTCGAATGACCTGCAGCACATGCTGCCCGTCGAGAGCGTTAAGCTTCAGGATGAGACGCTAAAGGCCCTGTTTTTCGCCAGGTGGATTGAGGGTAAGCTGCTCACGTATCAATTAATTGGTAAGGGCCTTGCTGACGGCCCCCGGAAAAAGCGGGGGCCAATGGTGGCATTAGTGGATACTTCTGGCTCTATGCATGGCGCACCCGAGGCTATCGCCAAATCCGTAGTGCTGGCCCTCGTAAGGCGAATGCTTAAGGAGGGCAGGGACGTAAAGGTTTTCTTATTCTCATCCGTAGACCAGTACACCTGTATAGAGCTGACTGGCTCCAGAAGGATGGCATCCGAGTTTTTGGACTTCTTGAGCAATACGTTTGAGGGTGGGACGGATTTCAACACGGCGCTCAGGGAAGGCCTCGATGCGCTGAAGGAGCACGAGTATGAGAATGCGGACCTATTGTTCATCACGGATGGGCTTTCCGCAGTGTCTGACGAGCTCTTGCTCGCCAGGCTAGAGGACATGAAGAGGCGTAATGGCACCCGGCTTTATACCATCATCGTGGGCAATGACGATGCGGGAGGATTGAGCGACTTTTCCGACCACGTATTTATTTTGGCCCGCGCAGGTGCAGGAGGGTTTAATGGCCCCGAAATCGCCATAAAGCTCATATCGGCTAAGCATAAATAA